Within Acyrthosiphon pisum isolate AL4f unplaced genomic scaffold, pea_aphid_22Mar2018_4r6ur Scaffold_20900;HRSCAF=22476, whole genome shotgun sequence, the genomic segment CGCCTATTATATATTCGAAATTTTTGTGATAATATTCCAAAGGCGTTCTCTACGACTCTCCTAGCGCGACAAATtcgataattatatattcttttttCATTGCAATCAAGATTTTTGCCAGGATAGGGTCTTAACAAATAAGTTTTTAAGGGGAATGCTTCGTCCCCAATTATAANNNNNNNNNNNNNNNNNNNNNNNNNNNNNNNNNNNNNNNNNNNNNNNNNNNNNNNNNNNNNNNNNNNNNNNNNNNNNNNNNNNNNNNNNNNNNNNNNNNNCAGCCCTACATGCACCACCCGAACCATTATCAACGTTGGTGGCAGGCGATACGAGCATatcgaaacattttttaacaaatatccGTCGATACAATTCGTGTTTCCAAATGACTTCATTTGGGGCAACGAACGTAGTGAGGGATAATTACATGCCAACATTCAAGGTGCAAGGTCAAATTTATCATCGAGCTGGATCATTATTACCCCTGCCAGATATGGAACCTAAATATCTCCAAATATATTTCATGGGGAATAGCGATGACCAAATCGATCAACGTTGTACCCACAATGCGGGCACGAGACGAGAAATTGTCGCTGCATTACAATCTCTATACGATCAACACAACGAATTCATCCGTTTGTTTAGAATTGCCCTTCACCGAATGCCAGCCGATGATTACAGGGTTGTAATACGAGCAGACAAAACACCCCTCGGTCAACACGAGCGCCAATACAATGCACCTACAATTGATGAGGTGGCGATCATTATGGTTGGAGATGAATTCAATTCCCGTGACATAATTCTACATCGCAGGGATGGAAACTTGCAAAGGGTCGCGGAAACTCATCGCTCATATGACGGATTGCAATATCCGATCTTATTTTGGCAAGGCGAAGACGGGTATCATTTCAACATTAAATTGAGAAATCCGCAAACAGGTGAGGAAACGAATAAGAAGGTCAGTGCCATGAAGTACTATTCGTATCGCTTGATGATTCGGGAAGGCGCCGAAAATCATATCTTGAAATGTAGACAATTGTTTCATCAATATATTGTCGATATGTATGCCAAAATCGAAACCGAGCGTTTACTCTACATTCGGTTGAATCAAACCACGCTGCGTTCGGAAGAATACATTCATTTACGTGATGCCATTGCTATTGATGGCAATGTGAATCCTAATGATTTGGGAAAAATGGTCATTCTCCCGGCTACATTCACGGGGAGCCCAAGGCACATGCATGAATACGCGCAAGACGCAATGACATATGTTCGCGCTTATGGCCGTCCAGATCTGTTCATTACATTCACATGTAATCCTACATGGGACGAAATAAAAGTACTATTGTTGCCTGGCCAATCTTCTTCGGATCGCCATGATATTACCGCACGAGTGTTCAAACAGAAGTTGAGATCCTTTATGGATTTCATTGTTAAGCATCAGGTTTTTGGAGAGACACGCTGTTGGATGTATTCCATCGAATGGCAAAAACGGGGATTGCCCCATGCACACATTTTAATCTGGATGATCACAAAACTAGCACCAGATATAATTGATCAGCTTATTTCTGCAGAATTACCCGATGGCGACGGAGACCCAGTTTTATTAGAGGTCGTCACAAAAAACATGATTCATGGTCCATGTAGGGCACTCAACCCTACCTCACCATGCATGTCTGATGGGAAATGCACCAGGCGATACCCGAGAGCTTTGGTTAGGGAGACCATCACCGGGAATGACGGGTATCCACTCTATCGTCGACGATCAACCACGGATGGCGGCAAATCTATCACTCTAAAAGTACGTAATATTGACGTCGAAGTTGATAATCGTTGGGTTGTACCGTATTCACCATTACTCTCAAAGACGTTCAAGGCACACATCAATGTTGAGTATTGCAATTCTGTGAAATCCATCAAATACATTTGCAAATATGTCAACAAAGGGGGCGATATGGCAGTGTTTGGTGTGGAAAATAGAACTACAACTATCGATGAAATAAATCAATATCAACTCGGCCGCTACATCAGTAGTAATGAGGCAATTTGGCGCATATTATCATTTCAAATCCATGATCGACATCCAACAGTGGTTCATTTGGCAGTGCATCTTGAAAATGGCCAGCGTGTGTACTTCACGGCCGGCAATATACGTGCAAGAGCAATGTCTCCACCTCCGACCACGTTAACTGCATTTTTTTCATTGTGCAACCAAGATACGTTTGCAAAGACGCTCCTTTATTCTGAGGTGCCGACTTATTACAGATGGAATTCTTCTGTGAAAAAGTTTCAACGTCGCATACAGGGCAAGGCAGTGGAGGGACACTCAGGTTTATATATGACCGATGCGTTAGGCCGTTTATACACAGTTCATCCAAACAATTTGGAATGCTTTTACTTGCGATTACTGTTAATCAATGTACGTGGGCCGACATCCTTCGAAGAATTGAGAACGGTGGACGGGCGGGTTTGTGTCACGTATCATGCAGCTTGCCAAGAGTTACATCTTCTTGATAACGATGCCCATTGGGATATTTCACTCGCTGATGCATCGAATATTGCTCGACCACGGCAAATACGCTCTCTATTTGCGATAATCTTAACAACGTGCTTCCCATCAAATCCAAAAGACCTTTGGGAAAAATACAGAGACTACATGAGCGAAGACATTTTACATCGATTGCGTACTACGAATCAAGTTCCGGACATTCGATTTTCCGCCATTGTGTATAATGAGGCATTAATTGAGATTGAGGACATGTGTTTGGAAATCGTTAACAAAGCTCTGGTTCAACTTGGACTGCCTTCGCCGAATCGATCCATCAACGGCCGTTTTAATCGAGATTTGCAACGTGAGCCACAGTTTGACGACGCCGAAATGGGTAGATTTGTTCAAAAGAATCTCCCAAAGTTGGTTACTGAACAACGTATTGCGTACGACAGAATTATGCAGGCAATCACAAGTAAAAGCGGAGGATTGTATTTCCTGGATGCGCCCGGGGGCACGGGCAAGACTTTCCTAATCTCAATAATTTTGGCAGCGATTCGCTCCCAAAACGATACTGCACTGGCTATGGCATCTTCAGGAATTGCAGCAACTCTTCTGGAGGGTGGGCGAACCGCGCATTCAACACTGAAATTACCGTTGAACGTACAATTCACGGAGAGACCAACGTGCAATATCACTAAAAATTCAGGAATCGGGAAAATCCTCCGATCATGTACGATCATTGTGTGGGACGAATGTACAATGGCGCACAAAAAATCATTAGAAGCCCTTGATCGCACCCTAAGAGATTTAAGAGGAAATCCTGGCCTATTATTCGGTGGTGCACTCATTTTGCTGTCCGGTGATTTTCGGCAAACTCTACCGGTAATACCACGTTCAACCCCAGCAGATGAACTCAATGCATGTCTCAAATCTTCAGGTTTGTGGCAGCACGTGCATAAATTGAGCTTGAAGACTAATATGCGGGTACAACTACGGAATGAGGCATCGGCAGATTTGTTCGCAAAACAATTGTTGGATATGGGTAATGGCTTAATGACCGTCGATCAATCAACACAATGCATCACATTGCCGGCCGATTTCTGTAAGATCACGGCTACCGCAGATGAGTTAATTGCAAAGGTCTTCCCGAATCTGCcccaaaattacaaaaatcttCAGTGGCTCGGTGCCCGGGCCATATTGGCAGCCAAAAACATCGATGTGAATGCTATCAATTTCAGAATTCAAAACAAGGTACCAGGcgaattgaaaacttacaagtCCATAGACAATGTAACGAATCAAGACGAGGAAGTCAATTATCCACCTGAATTCTTAAATTCGCTTGATTTGCCAGGCATGCCACCGCACGTTCTATCGTTGAAAATTGGCGTTCCCGTCATTCTTCTACGAAACATCAATCCTCCACGACTCTGTAATGGTACCAGGCTTTCGGTAACGAAATTGATGAACAACATTATCGAGGCTACAATTTTAAACGGAAAGTTTATGGGCGAATATGTAATGTTGCCCCGAATCCCAATGATTCCTACGGATTTGCCCTTCACGTTCAAACGTTTGCAGTTTCCGGTGCGAATCGCTTTTGCCATGACCATCAACAAGGCACAGGGCCAATCACTACAGGTGTGTGGCCTAAATTTGGAAAATCCATGCTTCTCCCATGGACAGCTGTATGTTGCCTGCTCCCGCGTCGGGAGACCGGATGATTTGTATGTGTACGCCCCAGATggtaaaacgaaaaatattgtatatcagAATGCCCTTCTGTAGTTGGCAAGCTTGAACCTGGGCACAAATGATGGGtaatccctttttgattatgttaattaacgttttgagattaatataatctgtaaaatacatatggagtaggtatttttaatgggcgacgaggtgcacgggatcagctagtatttttataaaatatataattacatgtatatacaactcttattatataaatttacttattatttaagtacatttatttttttttgccttctTCAGACTAGCtaacatatataatttgaattttaagccatatatatagttttcaaaattgaatttagccAGACATATTTCCGTCCAGAATTGGTGATTACTTCTTGCTATCAAGTtgcataagaaataaaatatgcttaCCAATTTTTAGTGAAAAccctaatttattttagaataaaactggatattatgtttataactgaaatcacttattaataaattaccttaCTAAAACATTTCTGTGAATGACAATGACAATCAACTTgctgacatattataataattaataacacttaGTAAGATCTTAAAAcccaataaattttaaattaatcattgatGATAGTAATCAATAGTAACtaaggtaaaattaaattaaatatgtgatAATTGTTATCTTTTccatacaaacaatttaatttataatataaaattaaccaaCATTTGttctttaaatcaaaattagttaaaaaataatttaatttagtttatgaatgtcttttatatacctattcatacattatataaaataatatgttataatgattgaaaattgaaatataattatatttattcatcttTAACATTATATCTGGTGTGatacatgcattttattttgacaatgtatatatattgtacacatatttatatattataagtaaatagaattttataatttttgataatatacagGTGAATATGTTGGCTTTAATGGGTGGATCTGACTACAAAGAACTGACCAGGAGGATTCTTAGGAAAATTATTTCTGATCAAATGGCAACTACATACAGTTTTACTGGACATAAGGGCAAAGGATTAAAGTTAGCcttcaataaaacaatattgtcaaCATTACTATGCAGTaagcaaaatgtatattttatatggatattttatcaataacttatacacaattatatttttgtttaatatattgccattaaataaatatattataatagttgttaggtttttttttatgttttgccccccccccccttatgaAAAATAGTTCCTGTGCCACTGTACATGATATAATTACATAACAACAAATGTCACTGtcctcttaagaggatgtcaaccGTCAGCagtctacctacctatttgttttctctctatGATCGACTCATAGCTTACCAAATTATATTTAGGCATTCAGCAGAACCTATCCTATATGCTGTTACTTTAAGTATTAGAGTGAACTCTAAGTAATCTTTAATTTAAGAACATTACCTGTGTCGCTATGTTAGCTATtttacgttaatttattttatgtttataaattgcataatattttaggaTTCAGTAGCACTATCACTTCAATTAGGAAAGAGAATCTAATGGTGCAATCGGGAGGTCAAAtcttaaaattcccaatagttttcaaaaacgccgggaaaaacaatataaaaatgtgataatttaatgcaaggctcttgatatactGTGacaatagcaatttaaaaatattaaaaatacatagatatgcacaatttttttaaaagcatttaaagttcgaattttgacaaaatgtatcaaatttaaaatttaataatttttttgtatttcaacatttatagacaaggattgaaaatgtaaaacaaggttccacgtaaattaATGATTTGGTCAAAGTTATACATGCATACCAATTTGGAAAGAATATGTACCTATCTTTTTAGAccttaatactatttttttttgtaaaaatgataaaactatttaattataaacaatatttaacgtAAAATGTCACTAACTTTTatgacaaatttaaatgttgaaaataaaatttaagaaaaaacaaaaatcgttattattataggttaaataaaattttttattttaaacttatgaGTGATTTCATTGTTCTAACTGccaatatatttcaattaagtAGAACTAGCgactataatatctttaaatgattaattcttcaacaattattattaaggaAGAATTAGTCATTGGACCAATAAAGTAGGTACACGAtgcctataataggtataacactCTCCCCTgtacatgtataaattaatatttagaacagccattaaaaattatagctaACAGAGACATAGGTCAATTGtcaatcattttaatatagaatattttcatTGGAAGTGTtctttttagggttccgtacctcaaaagaaaaaaacggaACATTTATAGGATCACTTtgttgtccgtccgtccgtctgtcaagACCGTTTTTCTCAGGAACGCGTGGAGGTATCAAACTGAAATTTCTATATGATACTCAGGTCTACTGTCCCTGGAAGCTGTAGAAAAATCAACCTTCTAAGCCAACGCAATCAAAAGATACAGCCATTTAGGTCGCAAATTTCCGCAAATTTTCGAAACTCGCACCGGAATCAAAACCTACAGGGTACTTCCCGTGAACTTAGAATCTTGAAATTTCGTACGAAGTCACGTCTTATAGTACAGATAtaggaaaaattacgaaaaccgtaaatttttagtttcatcatataaaaataaaatatttttgaaaaatatttttgacaattttgaaaatttcaaagttaCTACTTCTTATCTCATGAACGCGTtgaggtattaaattaaaattcatattaagaGGACGTNNNNNNNNNNNNNNNNNNNNNNNNNNNNNNNNNNNNNNNNNNNNNNNNNNNNNNNNNNNNNNNNNNNNNNNNNNNNNNNNNNNNNNNNNNNNNNNNNNNNNNNNNNNNNNNNNNNNNNNNNNNNNNNNNNNNNNNNNNNNNNNNNNNNNNNNNNNNNNNNNNNNNNNNNNNNNNNNNNNNNNNNNNNNNNNNNNNNNNNNNNNNNNNNNNNNNNNNNNNNNNNNNNNNNNNNNNNNNNNNNNNNNNNNNNNNNNNNNNNNNNNNNNNNNNNNNNNNNNNNNNNNNNNNNNNNNNNNNNNNNNNNNNNNNNNNNNNNNNNNNNNNNNNNNNNNNNNNNNNNNNNNNNNNNNNNNNNNNNNNNNNNNNNNNNNNNNNNNNNNNNNNNNNNNNNNNNNNNNNNNNNNNNNNNNNNNNNNNNNNNNNNNNNNNNNNNNNNNNNNNNNNNNNNNNNNNNNNNNNNNNNNNNNNNNNNNNNNNNNNNNNNNNNNNNNNNNNNNNNNNNNNNNNNNNNNNNNNNNNNNNNNNNNNNNNNNNNNNNNNNNNNNNNNNNNNNNNNNNNNNNNNNNNNNNNNNNNNNNNNNNNNNNNNNNNNNNNNNNNNNNNNNNNNNNNNNN encodes:
- the LOC103311997 gene encoding uncharacterized protein LOC103311997, translated to MNIHEYACMNMPEQASEVNVLDCMNNEKLIELVRTHTELYDLSHSKYSDSTCKDKVWKSIADELNQTTLHAPPEPLSTLVAGDTSISKHFLTNIRRYNSCFQMTSFGATNVVRDNYMPTFKVQGQIYHRAGSLLPLPDMEPKYLQIYFMGNSDDQIDQRCTHNAGTRREIVAALQSLYDQHNEFIRLFRIALHRMPADDYRVVIRADKTPLGQHERQYNAPTIDEVAIIMVGDEFNSRDIILHRRDGNLQRVAETHRSYDGLQYPILFWQGEDGYHFNIKLRNPQTGEETNKKVSAMKYYSYRLMIREGAENHILKCRQLFHQYIVDMYAKIETERLLYIRLNQTTLRSEEYIHLRDAIAIDGNVNPNDLGKMVILPATFTGSPRHMHEYAQDAMTYVRAYGRPDLFITFTCNPTWDEIKVLLLPGQSSSDRHDITARVFKQKLRSFMDFIVKHQVFGETRCWMYSIEWQKRGLPHAHILIWMITKLAPDIIDQLISAELPDGDGDPVLLEVVTKNMIHGPCRALNPTSPCMSDGKCTRRYPRALVRETITGNDGYPLYRRRSTTDGGKSITLKVRNIDVEVDNRWVVPYSPLLSKTFKAHINVEYCNSVKSIKYICKYVNKGGDMAVFGVENRTTTIDEINQYQLGRYISSNEAIWRILSFQIHDRHPTVVHLAVHLENGQRVYFTAGNIRARAMSPPPTTLTAFFSLCNQDTFAKTLLYSEVPTYYRWNSSVKKFQRRIQGKAVEGHSGLYMTDALGRLYTVHPNNLECFYLRLLLINVRGPTSFEELRTVDGRVCVTYHAACQELHLLDNDAHWDISLADASNIARPRQIRSLFAIILTTCFPSNPKDLWEKYRDYMSEDILHRLRTTNQVPDIRFSAIVYNEALIEIEDMCLEIVNKALVQLGLPSPNRSINGRFNRDLQREPQFDDAEMGRFVQKNLPKLVTEQRIAYDRIMQAITSKSGGLYFLDAPGGTGKTFLISIILAAIRSQNDTALAMASSGIAATLLEGGRTAHSTLKLPLNVQFTERPTCNITKNSGIGKILRSCTIIVWDECTMAHKKSLEALDRTLRDLRGNPGLLFGGALILLSGDFRQTLPVIPRSTPADELNACLKSSGLWQHVHKLSLKTNMRVQLRNEASADLFAKQLLDMGNGLMTVDQSTQCITLPADFCKITATADELIAKVFPNLPQNYKNLQWLGARAILAAKNIDVNAINFRIQNKVPGELKTYKSIDNVTNQDEEVNYPPEFLNSLDLPGMPPHVLSLKIGVPVILLRNINPPRLCNGTRLSVTKLMNNIIEATILNGKFMGEYVMLPRIPMIPTDLPFTFKRLQFPVRIAFAMTINKAQGQSLQVCGLNLENPCFSHGQLYVACSRVGRPDDLYVYAPDGKTKNIVNMLALMGGSDYKELTRRILRKIISDQMATTYSFTGHKGKGLKRVAVSSLSGNARRESPMRKFPGVKTDMSEGSVERGVKGREFNIASVCTKTVFNSSKKDVCNLFGLTSPKVGINSFGKIGKMVLRMALKSDDPETMVTINEPAAEIEDIAYSLKYDTIHGTFGGTLA